From Choloepus didactylus isolate mChoDid1 chromosome 19, mChoDid1.pri, whole genome shotgun sequence, one genomic window encodes:
- the BPIFB3 gene encoding LOW QUALITY PROTEIN: BPI fold-containing family B member 3 (The sequence of the model RefSeq protein was modified relative to this genomic sequence to represent the inferred CDS: deleted 1 base in 1 codon) translates to MMLGVCSLLLLWGLVTPCQGLLETVGTLARIDKDELGKAIQNSLVGGPILQNVLGTVTSVNQGLLGSGGLLGGGGLLSYGGVFGVVQELSGVKIEEITLPRVSLKLLPGIGVQLCLYTKVGLHGSGPLGGILQLAAEVNVSSRVALGVSSRGTPILILKSCNTLLGHISLLSGLLPAPLFGVVEQMLFKVLPGLLCPMVDSVLGVVNELLGAVLSLVPIGALGTVEFSLATLPLISNQYIELDINPIVKSVAGDIIDFPKPPKPPKPVKVPPKEDHTSQVTVPVYLFNTMFGLLQTNGALNIDITSDLVPSNVPLTTTDLAALIPEALGKLPPNQQLLLSLRVKEVPTFTLQKKKATVSIPAAIHVKFYDPKGNPVALFELNGVMTLNAQLTSSATKLHVSLSLERLSVKLASSFSPAFDVSRLEEWLSDVIRVTYVPKLNVDLEVGIPLPKVLNVNFAHAVLEIIENAVVLTVAS, encoded by the exons ATGATGCTGGGTGTGTGTTCCCTGCTTCTCCTCTGGGGTCTGGTGACTCCATGCCAGGGGCTGCTGGAGACGGTGGGCACGCTCGCTCGGATCGACAAGGATGAGCTTGGCAAAG CCATCCAGAACTCGCTGGTTGGGGGGCCCATTCTGCAGAACGTGCTGGGGACAGTCACATCTGTGAACCAAGGCCTCCTGGGCTCAGGAGGGCTGCTTGGAGGAGGCGGCCTGCTGAGCTATGGAGGGGTTTTTGGTGTCGTCCAGGAACTCTCCGG GGTGAAGATTGAGGAGATCACGCTGCCGAGGGTGTCCCTGAAGCTGCTGCCGGGGATTGGGGTGCAGCTGTGCCTGTACACCAAGGTGGGCCTGCATGGCTCCGG CCCCCTGGGGGGCATTCTGCAGCTGGCGGCCGAGGTGAACGTGTCGTCGCGGGTGGCGCTGGGCGTGAGCTCGCGGGGCACGCCCATCCTCATCCTCAAGAGCTGCAACACGCTGCTGGGCCACATCAGCCTGCTCTCGGG GCTGCTGCCCGCGCCACTCTTCGGGGTCGTGGAACAGATGCTCTTCAAGGTGCTGCCGGGACTG CTCTGCCCCATGGTGGACAGTGTGCTGGGCGTGGTCAACGAGCTCCTGGGGGCTGTGCTGA GCCTGGTACCCATTGGGGCTCTTGGGACTGTGGAATTCTCTCTGGCCACACTGCCTCTCATCTCCAACCAGTACATAGAGTTGGACATCAAC CCTATTGTGAAGAGTGTGGCTGGTGACATCATCGACTTCCCCAAGCCCCCTAAGCCTCCCAAGCCCGTCAAGGTTCCCCCCAAGGAGGACCACACGTCCCAAGTGACAGTGCCAGTGTACCTCTTCAACACCATGTTTGGGCTCCTGCAGACCAATGGTGCCCTCAACATAGACATCACTTCCGATCTG GTTCCCAGTAATGTCCCACTGACAACCACAGACCTGGCTGCCTTGATCCCAGAG GCACTGGGGAAGTTA CCCCCCAACCAGCAACTCCTGCTCTCACTGCGGGTGAAGGAAGTGCCCACGTTCACACTCCAGAAAAAGAAGGCCACGGTCTCCATCCCAGCTGCCATCCATGTGAAGTTCTACGACCCTAAAGGGAACCCCGTAGCCCTCTTCGAGCTGAATGGA GTTATGACCCTAAATGCCCAGCTGACTTCTTCGGCTACCAAGCTGCACGTCTCCCTGTCCCTGGAACG gctcagcgTCAAGTTGGCCTCCTCCTTTTCGCCTGCCTTTGAC GTGTCCCGTTTAGAAGAATGGCTCAGCGATGTGATCCGGGTGACATATGTGCCGAAGCTCAATG TGGACCTGGAAGTTGGAATCCCTCTGCCTAAAGTTCTCAATGTCAATTTTGCCCATGCAGTTCTGGAGATCATAGAG AATGCTGTTGTGCTGACCGTGGCATCCTGA
- the BPIFB6 gene encoding BPI fold-containing family B member 6 encodes MLWILCLALCSLLAGTRADPRALLRLGMDVMNQVQSAMDESHILEKMAAEAGKKRPGMKPIKGLTDVKVKDIQLPVITLSFVPGVGIFQCVSTGMTITGKSFMGGNMEIIVVLNITATNRLLQDEETGLPMFKSEGCEVVLVSVKTNLPSNMLPKVVNKFLDSTLHKVLPSMMCPAIDAVLVFVNKKWANLNTPMPVGRAGTVKYVLTSTPTTTASYIQVDFSPVVQQQEGAPIELPEAGAALEVPEGYAEGSSQLVLSAAFLTAELALLQKSFDVTLKDKMIGELPPQTTKTLAGFIPEVAEAYPKPKPLVTKIKINKPPKVTVEPGKSLLRLHGTLEMLASRRRGRAPVSLFLLEVHFNLKIQYSVSGDRLQMTTSLDSLLSLSRKSSSIGTFNEKELTGFITDYLQEAYIPVVNNVLQVGLPLPDFLGMNYNLAELDMVENALVLNLMLD; translated from the exons ATGCTGTGGATCCTGTGCCTGGCCCTCTGCAGCCTGCTGGCAGGCACGCGCGCGGACCCCAGGGCACTGCTGCGGCTGGGCATGGACGTCATGAACC AGGTCCAGAGCGCCATGGACGAGAGTCACATCCTGGAGAAGATGGCAGCTGAGGCGGGCAAGAAGCGGCCGGGGATGAAGCCCATCAAGGGCCTCACTGA TGTGAAGGTGAAGGACATCCAGCTGCCGGTCATCACACTGAGCTTCGTCCCTGGGGTGGGCATCTTCCAGTGTGTGTCCACGGGTATGACCATCACGGGCAAGAG CTTCATGGGTGGGAACATGGAGATCATCGTGGTCCTGAACATCACAGCCACCAACCGGCTTCTGCAGGATGAGGAGACAGGCCTCCCCATGTTCAAGAGCGAGGGCTGTGAGGTTGTCCTGGTCAGCGTGAAGACCAACCTGCCCAGCAA CATGCTGCCCAAGGTGGTCAATAAGTTCCTGGACAGCACCCTACACAAAGTCCTCCCCAGCATG ATGTGTCCAGCCATCGATGCAGTTCTGGTGTTTGTGAATAAGAAGTGGGCCAACCTGAACA CCCCCATGCCCGTGGGCCGGGCGGGCACTGTCAAATATGTCCTGACGTCCACACCGACCACCACGGCCAGCTACATCCAAGTGGACTTCAGT CCCGTGGTGCAGCAGCAAGAGGGTGCCCCCATCGAGCTCCCTGAGGCTGGGGCGGCCCTCGAGGTCCCTGAGGGCTACGCTGAAGGCTCCTCCCAGCTGGTGCTCTCAGCCGCCTTCCTCACAGCTGAGCTTGCCCTCCTGcagaagtcctttgatgtaaccCTGAAGGACAAGATG ATTGGTGAGCTGCCCCCACAAACTACCAAGACACTGGCTGGCTTCATCCCTGAA GTGGCTGAGGCCTATCCCAAGCCGAAGCCCTTGGTGACCAAGATCAAGATAAACAAGCCCCCCAAGGTCACCGTGGAGCCAGGCAAGAGCCTGCTGCGCCTCCATGGCACCCTGGAGATGCTTGCTTCTCGGCGGCGGGGCAGGGCTCCTGTGTCCCTGTTTCTCCTGGAAGTC CACTTCAACTTGAAAATCCAGTACTCAGTGAGTGGGGACAGGCTGCAGATGACCACCTCTCTGGACAG TTTACTGAGCCTGTCCCGCAAGTCCTCATCAATTGGCACCTTCAAC gaGAAGGAACTGACTGGCTTTATCACCGATTATCTCCAAGAGGCCTACATCCCAGTTGTGAACA ATGTGCTCCAAGTGGGGCTCCCGCTCCCGGACTTCCTGGGCATGAATTACAACCTGGCTGAGCTGGACATGGTGGAG AATGCCCTGGTGCTGAACTTGATGCTGGACTGA